Proteins from a genomic interval of Candidatus Bathyarchaeota archaeon:
- a CDS encoding AAA family ATPase has protein sequence MKRIIPTGCGLLDERLGGGLLEGNMVLVFGEAETGKTTLAIQCAVNCARMSYKTIFIDCDSTFFPRRMAQIAIDDFEALAHQIILMKPEDFEQQTIVIDRLNDYISKKVGLIVVDTITNLYSERLGDDMKKTFALNRELNRQMACLAQITKTHKVASLIVSQVRSVILEEHGKVQPVATRVLKFWTDKTISLKPTAQTNVIKANVETHIDKKPVKPIFLKIEEKGLHDYRG, from the coding sequence TTGAAAAGAATAATTCCCACGGGTTGCGGCTTACTAGACGAGCGGTTGGGAGGCGGATTGTTAGAGGGAAACATGGTGCTCGTTTTTGGAGAAGCTGAAACTGGAAAAACAACTTTGGCTATCCAATGCGCCGTGAACTGTGCAAGAATGAGCTATAAGACAATTTTCATAGATTGCGACAGCACTTTTTTCCCTAGGCGTATGGCACAGATTGCTATCGACGACTTCGAAGCCCTTGCACACCAAATTATTTTGATGAAACCTGAAGATTTTGAACAGCAAACTATTGTCATCGACAGGCTAAATGATTACATAAGCAAGAAAGTAGGGCTTATCGTCGTTGACACGATCACAAATCTCTACAGTGAAAGACTAGGAGATGACATGAAGAAAACATTTGCTCTAAACCGTGAATTGAACCGCCAAATGGCATGTCTAGCTCAAATTACCAAAACCCACAAAGTGGCAAGCCTAATTGTCAGCCAAGTGCGAAGCGTGATCCTTGAAGAACACGGAAAAGTGCAGCCTGTCGCTACAAGGGTTCTGAAGTTTTGGACAGACAAGACCATAAGCCTAAAGCCAACAGCTCAAACCAATGTAATCAAAGCCAACGTAGAAACACATATAGATAAAAAACCAGTCAAACCAATATTCTTGAAGATTGAAGAAAAAGGCCTTCACGATTATAGGGGATAG